A stretch of Geomonas oryzisoli DNA encodes these proteins:
- the rfbD gene encoding dTDP-4-dehydrorhamnose reductase — MILVVGSKGMLGQELMALYGDAARGVDVDEIDITDLESVQRVLLTLKPSVVINAAAYTDVDGCQSNSEQAMMVNSEGAGFLAMITKEIGAKLVQVSTDYIFDGQKGSPYVEDDLAGPLSVYGESKLGGEMNTWFNPDHLIVRTQWLYGHNGKNFVETMLKLGAEKKELTVVDDQIGSPTWTRDLALAIKALLDKGCQGTYHAANSGFVSWNGFAKEIFRLAGLDVAVLPMTTEQLNRPAPRPLYSTLDCGKLQRDTGFVPQPWQEALKRYLESRPAK; from the coding sequence ATGATTCTGGTTGTCGGCAGCAAAGGGATGCTGGGGCAGGAGTTGATGGCGCTGTACGGTGACGCGGCGCGCGGGGTCGACGTCGACGAGATCGACATCACGGACCTCGAATCGGTGCAGCGGGTGCTTCTCACCCTGAAACCCTCCGTGGTGATCAACGCCGCTGCCTACACGGACGTGGACGGCTGCCAGTCCAACAGCGAGCAGGCCATGATGGTCAACAGCGAAGGGGCGGGCTTTCTGGCCATGATCACCAAGGAGATCGGCGCAAAGCTGGTCCAGGTGAGCACGGACTACATCTTCGACGGTCAAAAGGGCTCCCCCTACGTGGAGGACGACCTCGCGGGTCCGCTGAGCGTCTACGGCGAGAGTAAGCTTGGTGGCGAGATGAACACCTGGTTCAACCCCGACCACCTGATCGTGCGCACCCAGTGGCTCTACGGCCACAACGGCAAGAACTTCGTGGAAACCATGCTGAAGCTGGGCGCTGAGAAAAAGGAACTGACCGTGGTGGACGACCAGATCGGCTCCCCCACCTGGACCCGCGACCTCGCTCTGGCCATCAAGGCACTGCTGGACAAGGGGTGCCAGGGGACCTACCACGCGGCCAACTCCGGGTTCGTATCCTGGAACGGCTTCGCGAAGGAGATCTTCCGCCTGGCCGGGCTCGATGTCGCCGTCTTGCCCATGACTACCGAGCAGCTCAACCGCCCGGCGCCGCGGCCGCTCTATTCCACCCTGGACTGCGGGAAGCTGCAGCGGGACACCGGGTTCGTTCCGCAGCCCTGGCAGGAAGCGCTCAAGCGGTACCTGGAGTCGAGGCCGGCTAAATAA
- a CDS encoding phosphomannose isomerase type II C-terminal cupin domain: protein MERGERPWGTYTVLDEHNGYKIKRIEVLPGQRLSLQMHHHRSEHWIVVSGTAKVTCGEIVKIVNINESTFIPIGSTHRLENPGVIPLVIIEVQSGEYLGEDDIVRFQDDYHRAEAPTVENAVEAAVEPIG, encoded by the coding sequence ATGGAACGCGGAGAGCGTCCGTGGGGAACATACACCGTCCTGGACGAGCACAACGGCTACAAGATCAAGCGCATCGAGGTGCTGCCGGGACAGAGGCTTTCGCTGCAGATGCACCACCACCGCAGCGAGCACTGGATCGTCGTTTCAGGTACGGCCAAGGTCACCTGCGGCGAAATCGTCAAGATCGTCAACATCAACGAGTCCACCTTTATCCCCATCGGCTCGACGCACCGGCTGGAGAACCCCGGCGTGATCCCCCTCGTGATCATCGAGGTGCAAAGCGGCGAGTACCTGGGCGAGGACGACATCGTCCGGTTCCAGGACGACTACCACCGCGCGGAGGCTCCTACCGTTGAGAACGCCGTCGAGGCCGCTGTGGAGCCGATCGGGTAG
- the rfbB gene encoding dTDP-glucose 4,6-dehydratase: protein MQDTFTPTSLLVTGGAGFIGSNFINHFMAGNPQCRVINLDLLTYAGNLKNLTAVEGNPNYRFVKGDICDGELVARLLAEEKVDAVAHFAAESHVDRSITGPEIFVKTNVLGTQTLLEASRLHAEKLPDFRFLQVSTDEVYGSLGPEGYFTEETPLAPNSPYSASKAGADLLVRAYFETFGLPTLNTRCSNNYGPYHFPEKLIPLMIHNILKKRSLPVYGDGLNVRDWLHVKDHSAAIERVLKQGRPGEIFNVGGNNEWKNIDIVKLVCDLMDERLGRAPGESRELITFVKDRKGHDRRYAIDASKLKRELSWEPSYTFERGIAETIDWYLANQGWVEEVVSGAYREYYEMQYGATA from the coding sequence ATGCAGGATACGTTCACCCCCACCTCTTTACTGGTTACCGGAGGGGCGGGATTCATCGGTTCCAACTTCATCAACCACTTCATGGCGGGGAACCCGCAGTGCCGGGTGATCAACCTGGACCTGCTGACCTACGCCGGGAATCTGAAGAACCTGACCGCGGTGGAGGGAAACCCCAACTACCGCTTCGTGAAGGGTGACATCTGCGACGGCGAGCTGGTCGCGCGTCTGCTTGCCGAGGAAAAGGTCGATGCCGTGGCCCATTTCGCCGCCGAATCGCACGTCGACCGCTCCATCACCGGCCCCGAAATTTTCGTGAAAACGAACGTGCTGGGGACCCAGACCCTCCTGGAGGCGAGCCGCCTGCACGCCGAGAAGCTTCCCGATTTCCGCTTCCTGCAGGTTTCCACCGACGAGGTGTACGGCAGCCTCGGCCCGGAGGGGTATTTCACCGAGGAGACGCCGCTGGCGCCCAACTCCCCGTATTCCGCGAGCAAGGCCGGTGCCGACCTCCTGGTGCGTGCCTACTTCGAGACCTTCGGCCTGCCGACCTTGAATACCCGCTGCTCCAACAACTACGGTCCCTATCACTTCCCCGAGAAGCTGATTCCGCTCATGATCCACAACATCCTGAAGAAACGCTCGCTGCCGGTGTATGGCGACGGGCTGAACGTGCGCGACTGGCTGCACGTGAAGGACCATTCAGCCGCCATCGAGCGGGTGCTGAAACAGGGGAGGCCGGGCGAGATCTTCAACGTGGGCGGCAACAACGAGTGGAAGAACATCGACATCGTGAAGCTGGTCTGCGACCTGATGGACGAGCGCCTGGGGCGCGCGCCGGGGGAGAGCCGTGAATTGATCACCTTCGTCAAGGACCGCAAGGGGCACGACCGGCGCTATGCCATCGACGCCTCCAAGCTGAAGCGCGAGTTGTCCTGGGAGCCGAGTTACACCTTCGAGCGCGGCATCGCCGAGACCATCGACTGGTACCTGGCCAACCAGGGATGGGTCGAGGAAGTGGTGAGCGGCGCCTACCGGGAATACTACGAGATGCAGTACGGAGCGACGGCTTAA
- a CDS encoding class II aldolase/adducin family protein, with the protein MRDQITKYTGKLLADRSASADGIAFAAQDDTLITAGAPELAALAGNTLSRLNSLALVAARPSLPFADFLIARAGQGEECIVPQDTETRTFLHDIPFLRRQDLVDDPAPVLAKLLGNRKGVIVEGVGIVAVGAITVEQAFINYSSVFHSTFVKYLQDVLADGFRLPGEREAFDSFRREWLRPLTAAGLDFIGALSLEKEEILAEIERVGRYTVERGLVDSFFGNISATAGELIYISQTAASLDELKGCIDPVPADNSSTTGITASSELLAHRKVYEQTGARVILHGHPKFSVVMSMLCDRKRECAIKDCWKDCPHVRNLGGTPVVAGEIGAGGLAKRVPPVIGASGTAIVYGHGVFTLGREGFGEAFAAMVDVENFCREEYFRQVDRIKA; encoded by the coding sequence ATGCGAGACCAGATCACTAAATATACGGGAAAACTCCTAGCCGACCGCTCGGCCAGTGCCGACGGCATTGCCTTCGCGGCGCAGGACGACACGCTCATCACGGCAGGCGCCCCGGAACTGGCGGCCCTGGCCGGGAACACGCTTTCGCGTCTGAACTCCCTGGCGCTGGTGGCCGCGCGCCCGTCGCTTCCCTTTGCCGATTTCCTGATCGCACGGGCGGGGCAGGGGGAAGAGTGCATCGTGCCGCAGGACACCGAGACGCGGACCTTCCTGCACGACATACCCTTCCTGCGCCGGCAGGACCTTGTCGACGATCCCGCGCCCGTCCTCGCCAAGCTGCTCGGCAACAGGAAAGGTGTCATCGTCGAGGGAGTCGGCATCGTCGCCGTCGGCGCCATCACCGTGGAGCAGGCGTTCATCAACTACTCCTCCGTGTTTCATTCCACCTTCGTAAAGTACCTGCAGGATGTCCTCGCCGACGGTTTCCGCCTGCCCGGGGAGCGTGAGGCGTTCGACTCCTTCCGCAGGGAATGGCTGAGGCCGCTCACGGCCGCGGGGCTGGACTTCATCGGCGCGCTTTCCCTGGAGAAGGAGGAGATCTTAGCCGAGATCGAGCGGGTGGGGCGCTACACCGTGGAGCGGGGCCTGGTCGATTCCTTCTTTGGAAACATCTCCGCAACGGCGGGGGAGCTGATCTACATCTCCCAGACCGCCGCGAGCCTGGACGAACTGAAGGGGTGCATCGATCCGGTACCGGCCGACAATTCCTCCACCACGGGGATCACCGCCTCCAGCGAGCTTTTGGCGCACCGGAAGGTGTACGAGCAGACCGGCGCCCGCGTCATCCTGCATGGGCATCCAAAGTTCTCCGTCGTGATGAGCATGCTCTGCGACCGGAAGCGGGAGTGTGCCATCAAGGACTGCTGGAAGGACTGCCCCCATGTGCGGAACTTGGGCGGGACCCCCGTGGTCGCGGGAGAGATCGGGGCCGGGGGGCTGGCCAAGCGGGTGCCGCCGGTGATCGGCGCCAGCGGTACCGCCATCGTCTACGGCCACGGCGTGTTCACGCTGGGGCGGGAAGGCTTCGGCGAGGCCTTCGCCGCCATGGTGGACGTGGAGAATTTCTGCCGTGAAGAATACTTCCGGCAGGTGGACAGGATAAAGGCGTAA
- a CDS encoding mannose-1-phosphate guanylyltransferase, with protein MYIVILAGGSGTRFWPLSRKSTPKQLMSVFGGKSMLQRTVERVLPLDPKRVMVITNALQAAETRNQLAYIDGVPVDVIEEPVGRNTAPAIGLAASIIARFDPDGIMVVLPADHYIVDEETFRATLASARSVAVSGALVTLGITPTRPETGYGYIEAAAPADSGAAPVQRFVEKPNLERAMEFLASGRFYWNSGMFVWGACAILDQIAQHMPELSQALAKLSFESDVWEISDLKPQIADIYRGIKGESIDFGVMEKAKDVQVIPASFGWSDVGSWSALPEVMDADAAGHVVINSAGAVSVGAKECLAYGNGKVVAFVGVSDLIVVDTPDALLVCSKGAAQDVKKVVEELERQGKTELL; from the coding sequence ATGTACATTGTCATTCTGGCGGGCGGTTCCGGCACCAGGTTCTGGCCGCTGTCCCGCAAGAGCACGCCCAAACAGCTCATGTCGGTCTTCGGTGGCAAATCGATGCTGCAAAGGACGGTGGAACGCGTCCTGCCGCTCGACCCCAAGCGGGTAATGGTGATCACCAACGCCTTGCAGGCGGCCGAGACCAGGAACCAGTTGGCCTATATCGACGGGGTCCCGGTCGACGTGATCGAGGAGCCGGTGGGGCGCAACACCGCTCCCGCCATCGGCCTGGCCGCCTCCATCATCGCCCGCTTCGATCCGGACGGGATCATGGTGGTGCTCCCCGCCGACCACTACATCGTCGACGAGGAGACCTTCCGCGCCACCTTGGCTAGTGCACGCTCGGTAGCCGTGAGCGGAGCGCTGGTGACCCTGGGCATCACCCCGACCAGGCCCGAGACCGGCTACGGCTACATCGAGGCCGCGGCCCCGGCCGATTCCGGTGCCGCACCGGTGCAGCGGTTCGTGGAAAAGCCGAACCTGGAGCGCGCCATGGAGTTCCTGGCATCCGGGCGTTTTTACTGGAACAGCGGCATGTTCGTCTGGGGCGCCTGCGCGATACTGGATCAGATCGCGCAGCACATGCCCGAGCTCTCCCAGGCCCTGGCCAAACTCAGCTTCGAGTCCGACGTGTGGGAGATCTCCGATCTGAAGCCCCAGATAGCCGACATTTACCGCGGCATCAAGGGGGAATCGATCGATTTCGGCGTCATGGAGAAGGCCAAGGACGTGCAGGTGATTCCGGCGTCGTTTGGCTGGAGCGACGTAGGGAGTTGGAGCGCGTTGCCCGAGGTGATGGACGCGGACGCGGCTGGGCACGTCGTGATCAACTCCGCGGGCGCGGTGTCGGTCGGTGCCAAGGAGTGTCTTGCCTATGGCAACGGTAAAGTGGTAGCCTTTGTCGGCGTCAGCGATCTGATCGTCGTGGACACCCCCGATGCGCTGCTGGTCTGCTCCAAGGGTGCCGCGCAGGACGTGAAGAAGGTAGTCGAGGAGCTGGAAAGGCAGGGGAAAACGGAACTGCTTTAG
- a CDS encoding aldehyde ferredoxin oxidoreductase family protein gives MFGWTGKLLHVDLTRGTCERREIPIDILHAYLGGRGLGVRLMRDYFRLGPFDPDLPLIFAVGPLCGTNSPTAARLACVSRSPLTGTIYDCSAGGRFAWRLKAAGLDALFITGKSQQPVFLSIQGERAELHPAQSLWGKGVKETVAALKEHGSVTTIGPAGENGVLFANIMMGEGNSIGRGGLGAVMGAKGLKAITVQGDGVTGVADKDRFDAARGDVMRLFRASPVIFGELGIAEYGTPALVDLMAQRRMAPTENFRSTFFAESGNYSGPAIRKECGAKKEGCYGCPIQCKKASAAGEPLPEYETVNHFGALNGISDLHAIVKANSLCNELGLDTISAAATLSAFGEARGRFPDAAEVASLLADIAYRHDQGELLSLGSRRVAELLGKPELSMSVKSLELPAYDPRGAYGMALAYVTSNRGGCHLRAYPISHEILRKPVPTDRFSFSGKARIIKIAEDVNAAVDSLVACKFAFFGATLEEYGELLSAVTGVEYGPESLKAIGERIYLTERFYNCENGFSRSHDTLPQRFFEEAGSAGEGIDVPPIDRARFDEELQKYYRIRGLDVEGGFAGRNLLAELP, from the coding sequence ATGTTTGGCTGGACCGGAAAGTTGCTGCACGTCGATCTCACCCGCGGCACCTGCGAGCGCAGGGAGATCCCCATCGATATCCTGCACGCTTACCTCGGGGGACGCGGGCTGGGCGTCCGGCTGATGCGGGACTACTTCCGCCTGGGCCCCTTCGACCCGGACCTGCCGCTCATCTTCGCCGTCGGCCCCCTGTGCGGCACCAATTCCCCCACCGCGGCGCGCCTTGCCTGCGTTTCCCGGTCGCCGCTCACCGGCACCATCTACGACTGCTCGGCCGGCGGGCGCTTCGCCTGGCGGCTCAAGGCGGCCGGGCTGGACGCACTCTTCATCACCGGCAAGAGCCAGCAGCCGGTCTTTCTCTCCATCCAAGGGGAGCGGGCCGAACTGCATCCGGCCCAGTCGCTGTGGGGCAAGGGGGTGAAGGAGACGGTCGCGGCTCTCAAGGAACACGGCTCGGTCACCACCATCGGTCCCGCCGGCGAAAACGGCGTCCTCTTCGCCAACATCATGATGGGAGAGGGGAACTCGATCGGCCGCGGCGGCCTGGGCGCGGTCATGGGGGCCAAGGGATTGAAGGCGATCACCGTGCAGGGTGACGGCGTGACCGGGGTCGCCGACAAGGACCGCTTCGACGCCGCCCGCGGCGACGTCATGCGCCTGTTCCGGGCCTCGCCGGTCATCTTCGGTGAGTTGGGCATCGCCGAGTACGGCACACCGGCCCTGGTCGACTTGATGGCGCAGCGGCGCATGGCGCCCACCGAAAACTTCCGCTCCACGTTCTTCGCCGAGTCCGGCAACTACTCGGGGCCTGCCATCCGCAAGGAGTGCGGCGCTAAGAAGGAGGGGTGCTACGGCTGCCCCATCCAGTGCAAGAAGGCGAGCGCCGCCGGGGAACCGCTGCCGGAATACGAAACGGTGAACCATTTCGGCGCTCTCAACGGTATCTCGGATCTGCACGCCATCGTCAAGGCGAACTCGCTGTGCAACGAGCTCGGGCTGGACACCATCTCCGCCGCGGCGACCCTGTCTGCCTTCGGAGAGGCGCGCGGGCGTTTCCCGGATGCCGCGGAAGTGGCGAGCCTCCTGGCCGACATCGCCTACCGTCACGACCAGGGAGAGCTGCTGAGCCTCGGATCCCGGCGGGTGGCGGAACTCTTGGGCAAACCTGAGCTCTCCATGAGCGTCAAGTCCCTGGAGTTGCCGGCCTACGACCCGCGCGGCGCTTACGGCATGGCGCTCGCCTACGTCACCTCGAACCGCGGCGGCTGCCATCTGCGCGCCTATCCCATCTCGCACGAGATCCTGAGAAAGCCGGTTCCCACCGACCGCTTTTCCTTCTCCGGCAAGGCCCGCATCATCAAGATCGCCGAGGACGTCAACGCCGCGGTCGACTCCCTGGTCGCCTGCAAGTTCGCCTTCTTCGGCGCGACGCTTGAGGAGTACGGCGAGCTCCTCTCGGCGGTGACCGGCGTGGAGTACGGTCCGGAATCGCTCAAGGCGATCGGCGAGCGGATCTACCTCACCGAGCGATTCTACAACTGCGAGAACGGGTTCAGCCGCTCCCACGACACGCTGCCGCAGCGCTTCTTCGAAGAGGCCGGCAGCGCCGGCGAGGGGATCGACGTCCCCCCCATCGACCGGGCCCGCTTCGACGAGGAGCTGCAGAAGTATTACCGGATCCGCGGTCTCGACGTCGAAGGCGGCTTCGCTGGCCGCAACCTCCTTGCGGAGCTGCCCTGA
- a CDS encoding LPS-assembly protein LptD, which produces MKPARAVWLLTYLLLSATLAHGKDKAMSFSKAPPAEKAASADVVSTPDKAPSPDKEATLKADSLFVDTPTDSYHATGNVQILQQGASLLADSVIYHRLTGDALAEGDVLLERGGDTMKGDKLSLNLLTQKGELLNGELFVKKSNFRLRAPRLLKTGDEDYVVERGAFTTCDGDHPSWRFEAKKVDVTLDEYATAKNAVFYVDDVPVFYTPYLVFPANTERQSGLMIPKLGFSSKKGFYLDQPFYWAIDPSQEATFDLDLESSRGVGTGVDYRYLRPNDSQGRLRAFGIYDTNESKFRGELQQKHLELLTPELTLASTVHLVSDRKYYLDYGEFSGEYNRQLLESSVSFDRRWQRYGLSGALRYDQDLEAPNNRATLQRLPAFEFVAAGDKVGPVFFSMDSSLTNFEHAVGPTGQRLVLHPRVSYYAKPAGILDFSMFGAFQQRLYNARGDSPEAGWRQIGQADGGGTLSMPLERIYDGTLRHLLVPSLQYSFVQRRSDEELPFYDYGDRVLGQSIAYWSVANTFTRKYVREGMPDEYRDLLYLKLSQGYQFSGQRRDLLTLVDEGNRLTDLMLESVITPVKDLSLLIDGRYNTNDNLISTANLGLQVKGEGRNQASVTYRYSRDELDYLGAGVTFPLSSQWTADVLGRYSFDRGGFLESRYALEYRQQCWSVVLAYSDRVSSHQVSGEKQFTVNFSLAGLGALGPIQTF; this is translated from the coding sequence ATGAAACCTGCAAGAGCCGTGTGGCTCCTTACCTATCTGCTGTTGTCAGCTACGCTTGCCCATGGCAAGGATAAGGCGATGTCTTTCAGCAAGGCGCCCCCTGCCGAGAAGGCGGCCTCTGCCGATGTTGTGAGCACGCCGGACAAGGCGCCCTCGCCCGACAAGGAGGCCACCCTGAAGGCCGACTCCTTGTTCGTCGACACCCCCACCGACAGCTACCACGCCACGGGTAACGTGCAGATCCTGCAGCAGGGCGCCTCTTTGCTCGCCGACAGCGTCATCTACCACCGCCTGACCGGTGACGCCCTGGCCGAGGGTGACGTACTGCTGGAGCGCGGCGGTGACACGATGAAAGGGGACAAGCTCTCCCTGAACCTGCTCACCCAGAAAGGGGAGCTCCTGAACGGGGAGCTCTTCGTCAAGAAATCCAATTTCAGGCTGCGCGCCCCGCGGCTTCTGAAGACCGGCGACGAGGACTACGTCGTCGAGCGGGGGGCCTTCACCACCTGCGACGGCGACCACCCGAGCTGGCGCTTCGAGGCGAAGAAGGTCGATGTCACCCTCGACGAGTACGCCACGGCGAAGAATGCGGTTTTCTATGTCGACGACGTCCCCGTCTTTTACACGCCCTACCTCGTGTTCCCGGCCAACACGGAGCGGCAGTCCGGTCTCATGATCCCGAAACTCGGCTTCTCCTCCAAGAAAGGGTTCTATCTCGACCAGCCCTTCTACTGGGCCATCGATCCGAGCCAGGAGGCCACCTTCGACCTCGACCTCGAGAGTTCGCGCGGCGTCGGCACCGGGGTCGACTACCGCTACCTGCGCCCCAACGACAGCCAGGGGCGCCTGCGCGCCTTCGGCATCTACGACACCAACGAATCCAAATTCCGCGGCGAGCTGCAGCAAAAGCACCTGGAGCTGCTGACCCCGGAGTTGACCCTCGCCTCCACGGTCCACCTGGTCTCCGACCGCAAGTACTACCTCGACTACGGCGAGTTCTCCGGAGAATACAACCGTCAGCTCCTGGAGTCGTCGGTCTCCTTCGACCGGCGCTGGCAGCGCTACGGCCTGAGCGGCGCGCTGCGCTACGACCAGGACCTGGAAGCCCCCAACAACCGCGCCACGCTGCAGCGTCTGCCCGCCTTCGAGTTCGTCGCAGCCGGTGACAAGGTGGGTCCCGTCTTCTTCTCCATGGACTCCAGCCTGACCAATTTCGAGCACGCCGTGGGGCCGACCGGGCAGCGTCTGGTCCTGCACCCGCGGGTGAGCTATTACGCCAAGCCGGCGGGGATCCTGGACTTCTCCATGTTCGGGGCGTTCCAGCAACGCCTGTACAATGCGCGCGGCGACAGCCCCGAGGCCGGTTGGCGCCAGATCGGGCAGGCCGACGGCGGTGGAACACTCTCCATGCCGTTGGAGCGGATCTACGACGGGACCTTGCGGCACCTGCTGGTACCGTCGCTGCAATACAGTTTCGTACAGCGGCGCAGCGACGAGGAACTCCCTTTCTACGACTACGGCGACCGGGTGCTCGGTCAGAGCATCGCCTACTGGTCCGTCGCCAATACCTTCACCCGCAAGTACGTGAGGGAAGGTATGCCGGACGAGTACCGGGACCTCCTCTACCTGAAGCTTTCCCAGGGGTACCAGTTCTCCGGGCAGCGCCGCGACCTGCTCACCCTGGTGGACGAGGGGAACCGCCTCACCGACCTGATGCTGGAGAGTGTGATCACCCCGGTGAAGGACCTGTCCCTGCTGATCGACGGTCGGTACAACACCAACGACAACCTCATTTCCACGGCGAACCTCGGCCTGCAGGTGAAGGGAGAGGGACGCAACCAGGCCAGCGTCACTTACCGGTACAGCCGCGATGAGCTGGACTACCTGGGCGCCGGGGTTACCTTCCCGCTCTCCAGCCAGTGGACCGCCGATGTCCTGGGGCGCTACTCCTTCGACAGGGGGGGCTTCCTGGAATCGCGCTACGCGTTGGAGTACCGCCAGCAGTGCTGGAGCGTGGTTCTTGCCTACTCCGACCGGGTGAGCAGTCACCAGGTAAGCGGCGAAAAGCAGTTCACCGTCAACTTCTCCCTGGCCGGACTGGGGGCGCTGGGTCCGATTCAGACCTTCTGA
- a CDS encoding Na+/H+ antiporter NhaA, with protein sequence MKKQLNLLREFSVPLAAGVIAALLWANLAPEQYHHFLHDPLFAGLSVHFVTNDLFMAFFFGIAAVEITQSCLPGGDLHPLRRAANPLLATLGGIVGPVLAYLVLNAGFGDPALARGWGIPTATDIALAWLAARSIFGKGHPAISFLLLLAIADDAVGLVIIALFYGDPLAPVQPAWLLLCGAALGLCYLLRRRRVTSYWPYLLFGGPLSWSGLHLAHLHPALALTLVVPFLPHPPVEKRHMFDIDPEDLTPLSRFEHDWKLFVDLGLFIFGLVNAGVAFGSLGTATWLVLASLICGKMCGIVAFGLLGRKLGFPLPVGVGLRELFVTGLVAGIGFTVALFVAGEAFSDPATSSAAKMGAMFSLLAAIPAVLVMKVGRHKRATA encoded by the coding sequence ATGAAAAAACAACTGAACCTGCTCAGGGAATTCTCGGTTCCCCTGGCAGCCGGCGTGATCGCCGCGCTGCTGTGGGCGAACCTGGCTCCTGAGCAGTACCACCACTTCCTGCACGACCCGCTTTTTGCGGGTCTTTCTGTTCACTTCGTCACCAACGATCTCTTCATGGCGTTCTTCTTCGGCATCGCCGCCGTCGAGATCACCCAGAGCTGTCTCCCCGGCGGAGACCTGCACCCGCTGCGACGTGCCGCCAACCCGCTGTTGGCGACGCTTGGGGGGATAGTCGGGCCGGTCCTGGCCTACCTGGTGTTGAACGCCGGTTTCGGGGACCCCGCACTGGCCCGCGGCTGGGGCATCCCGACCGCGACCGATATCGCGCTCGCCTGGCTTGCAGCGCGGTCCATCTTCGGCAAGGGGCATCCCGCCATCTCGTTCCTGCTCCTGCTGGCGATAGCGGACGACGCCGTGGGACTGGTCATCATAGCCCTTTTTTACGGGGATCCGCTGGCGCCGGTGCAGCCTGCATGGCTGCTGTTGTGCGGTGCGGCGCTGGGGCTTTGTTACCTGTTGCGCAGGCGCAGGGTCACCAGTTACTGGCCCTATCTCCTGTTCGGCGGGCCGCTCAGTTGGTCCGGGCTGCACCTGGCCCACCTGCACCCGGCCCTGGCGCTGACCCTCGTGGTCCCCTTTCTGCCGCACCCGCCGGTGGAGAAGCGCCATATGTTCGACATCGATCCGGAGGACCTCACCCCGCTCTCGCGTTTCGAACACGACTGGAAGCTCTTTGTCGACCTGGGGCTTTTCATCTTCGGACTCGTCAACGCCGGTGTCGCCTTCGGCTCTCTCGGCACCGCCACCTGGCTGGTGCTGGCGTCACTTATCTGCGGCAAGATGTGCGGCATCGTTGCTTTCGGGCTTTTGGGGCGCAAGCTTGGTTTCCCGCTTCCAGTTGGCGTAGGGCTGCGGGAATTGTTCGTCACCGGCCTGGTCGCCGGCATCGGCTTTACGGTGGCACTGTTCGTTGCGGGCGAGGCGTTTTCCGATCCGGCAACCAGCTCGGCGGCCAAGATGGGAGCCATGTTCAGTCTGCTGGCCGCCATTCCCGCGGTGCTGGTCATGAAAGTGGGCAGGCACAAGCGCGCGACAGCCTGA